In a genomic window of Erigeron canadensis isolate Cc75 chromosome 5, C_canadensis_v1, whole genome shotgun sequence:
- the LOC122602122 gene encoding 2-hydroxyisoflavanone dehydratase-like, whose translation MTLEQELDVKSELLPFLRVYKNGIVERLYNPPLAPPSPTGTDSRVASRDIIISPYVSARIYLPNQTNTKLPILVYFHGGGFCIESAYSTLCHQYINTISAQANALVISVEYRLAPEHPLPTAYEDSWTALQWVATHSRQKHDEKYEPWLIKHGDFNRLYIGGFSSGANISHHMAIRAGTEELNGGVEILGMFLTNPYFLGSEPVGSEPVLTTRELSNFYNTWMFINPSLPDGFDHPWINPFVRDAPCLASLGCRRLLVCVASKDELRDRGVHYYEFVRASGWKGESSLYEVQGEDHGFHIFNPESVNAKNMFIRLAEFLQHY comes from the coding sequence ATGACATTAGAGCAAGAATTGGATGTAAAATCTGAACTTCTACCCTTCCTTCGAGTCTATAAGAACGGCATAGTAGAGCGACTCTACAACCCGCCACTCGCACCACCATCACCCACAGGGACCGATAGCAGAGTCGCGTCAAGAGACATCATCATTTCACCATATGTCTCGGCTCGAATTTACCTACCTaaccaaacaaacacaaaacTTCCAATTTTGGTCTACTTTCATGGTGGGGGATTTTGTATCGAGTCTGCTTACTCCACTTTGTGTCACCAATACATTAATACTATTTCGGCTCAAGCCAACGCTCTTGTAATTTCAGTAGAATACAGATTAGCCCCAGAACATCCTCTTCCCACGGCGTACGAAGATTCATGGACTGCTCTACAATGGGTTGCAACACATTCTAGACAAAAACACGACGAAAAATACGAACCATGGTTGATCAAACATGGAGATTTTAACCGTCTTTATATAGGTGGATTTAGTTCTGGTGCAAATATTTCACATCACATGGCCATTCGGGCCGGTACCGAAGAGCTAAATGGTGGGGTCGAGATTCTGGGAATGTTTCTGACAAACCCATATTTTTTAGGCTCGGAACCAGTTGGTTCCGAGCCAGTCTTAACTACTCGTGAATTGTCTAATTTTTACAATACATGGATGTTCATTAACCCTAGCTTACCAGATGGGTTTGATCATCCATGGATCAATCCATTTGTAAGAGATGCACCTTGTTTAGCAAGCCTTGGATGTAGGCGGTTGCTCGTTTGTGTTGCTTCCAAGGACGAGCTAAGAGACCGAGGGGTTCATTACTATGAATTTGTTAGGGCGAGTGGATGGAAAGGCGAATCATCTCTATATGAGGTTCAAGGAGAGGATCATGGGTTTCACATCTTCAACCCTGAAAGTGTAAATGCAAAGAATATGTTCATACGTTTGGCTGAATTTCTTCAACATTACTAG